A genomic stretch from uncultured Pseudodesulfovibrio sp. includes:
- the cobI gene encoding precorrin-2 C(20)-methyltransferase, whose product MTKKGILYGIGVGPGDPELLTLKAVRALGEVDVIFAAASTKNDYSTAYAIAKPHLKENVRVIQLGFPMTKDQDELEQAWKTNAEIVAEVLENEQDAAFLTLGDPLTYSTYGYLQRTLLLMDPTIRLQAIPGITSFHAAASKIGLVLCESKESLLITSGVTDPEKLEAQLDVADNAVILKAYKNFEEIRDTLTRLRLDDKTVLVSRLGMDDESILMDIKDAPKTPHYFSLALVKKSKQ is encoded by the coding sequence GTGACGAAAAAAGGCATTCTCTACGGCATAGGCGTTGGCCCTGGCGATCCGGAGCTTCTGACACTCAAGGCGGTTCGTGCTCTTGGCGAGGTGGATGTAATCTTTGCCGCCGCCTCGACCAAGAATGACTATTCCACGGCCTACGCCATCGCAAAGCCTCACCTCAAGGAGAACGTGCGTGTCATTCAACTCGGTTTCCCCATGACCAAGGACCAGGATGAGCTTGAACAGGCATGGAAAACCAATGCCGAGATAGTGGCGGAAGTACTCGAGAACGAACAGGACGCCGCATTCCTTACACTGGGCGACCCACTGACATATTCCACCTATGGTTACCTCCAGCGCACCCTACTCCTTATGGACCCGACCATCAGGCTCCAGGCCATTCCCGGCATCACATCCTTCCATGCCGCCGCTTCCAAAATCGGCTTGGTTCTGTGCGAGTCCAAGGAGTCTCTGCTTATAACATCCGGCGTCACGGACCCCGAAAAACTGGAAGCACAACTTGACGTGGCCGACAATGCCGTTATTCTCAAGGCGTACAAAAACTTTGAAGAAATACGGGACACCCTGACAAGGCTCCGCCTGGACGACAAAACTGTACTGGTTTCCAGACTGGGCATGGACGATGAATCCATTCTCATGGACATCAAGGACGCCCCGAAAACGCCGCACTATTTCTCGCTGGCACTGGTGAAAAAAAGCAAGCAATGA
- a CDS encoding sirohydrochlorin cobaltochelatase, whose protein sequence is MMKTAIVLAAFGSRNKNAMASLDHIIKRVNEAYPDVPVCVAYTSKTIRGHMEKAGEAVDSVPMALDRLLEDGVTHVAIQSLHLIPGTEFHELLSLANEQMLKKGGFNRVEVGFPLVAGETGLEQVADIILSIAEEGKGENDAVLFMGHGTRHDGSIYYEALHRIFQERDKTVHMGVMEHQKEAGIDVIIERFKADNVKKAYLVPFLFGAGWHVARDMIGDSKESWKSRLEAAGIECQPLLKGAGEYDRLVNIWLKHLDDALKRMNRC, encoded by the coding sequence ATGATGAAAACAGCCATTGTCCTCGCCGCATTCGGCTCACGCAACAAGAATGCCATGGCCTCCCTCGACCACATCATCAAGCGGGTCAACGAAGCGTATCCAGATGTCCCCGTGTGCGTAGCGTACACCTCCAAGACCATTCGTGGCCATATGGAGAAAGCAGGCGAAGCGGTGGATTCCGTACCCATGGCTCTGGATCGGCTTCTAGAGGATGGCGTGACCCATGTGGCAATCCAGTCCCTCCACCTCATCCCCGGCACCGAATTCCACGAGCTCCTCAGCCTCGCCAATGAACAAATGCTCAAGAAAGGTGGCTTCAACCGCGTAGAAGTTGGGTTCCCCCTTGTGGCAGGCGAGACAGGTCTTGAACAGGTGGCCGACATAATCCTGTCCATAGCTGAAGAGGGCAAAGGAGAGAACGACGCAGTGCTGTTCATGGGCCATGGCACCCGGCACGATGGCAGTATCTACTACGAAGCCCTGCATCGCATCTTTCAAGAGCGGGACAAAACCGTGCATATGGGCGTCATGGAGCATCAAAAAGAGGCGGGGATCGACGTCATCATCGAACGGTTCAAGGCAGATAATGTCAAAAAGGCATATCTTGTTCCCTTCCTGTTCGGAGCAGGCTGGCACGTTGCTCGCGACATGATCGGTGACTCAAAGGAAAGTTGGAAATCCCGCCTAGAAGCAGCCGGTATCGAGTGTCAGCCATTGTTGAAAGGAGCCGGAGAATATGACCGACTGGTAAATATCTGGCTCAAGCATCTGGATGACGCTCTCAAACGCATGAACCGCTGTTAA